One Castanea sativa cultivar Marrone di Chiusa Pesio chromosome 4, ASM4071231v1 DNA window includes the following coding sequences:
- the LOC142631142 gene encoding UDP-glycosyltransferase 89B2-like produces MSTTKSKTNLHIVAYPFPSAGHIIPLLDLTHLLLTRGLNVTVLVTPSNVHLLEPYLSTHPSSLQDLVLPALVPDITPSLPHKRLLAIVRALRDLHYPFLLQWFQSHPSPPVAIISDFFLGWTHHLACELKVPRLCFSPSGAFGMSVVFSAYRDPPKNNDPGKDINFLISLPKVPNSPTYPWWQIPPHYRNDLEADPDWEFHRNSMLANFESWGIVFNSFASLESVYFDHLKREVGHNRVWAVGPVLPLEGDLIGSATRGGASSVPCHELMMSLDARLDNSVVYVCFGSHAILTSKQLNVLATALECSGVHFILCTRVPDDQGSILDGFRDRVGDRGLVIKGGWAPQVAILRHRAVGSFLTHCGWNSVLEGLISGVVILTWPMGAE; encoded by the coding sequence ATGTCCACCACCAAGTCCAAGACCAACCTCCACATCGTTGCTTATCCTTTCCCATCCGCAGGCCACATCATCCCCCTCCTAGATCTCACCCACCTGTTACTCACCCGCGGCCTAAACGTTACCGTTTTGGTCACCCCCAGCAACGTCCACTTACTTGAACCATACCTCTCTACTCACCCATCTTCTCTTCAAGACTTGGTTCTCCCAGCCTTAGTCCCAGATATCACACCTTCTCTTCCACATAAGAGACTCCTCGCTATCGTGCGCGCCTTGCGTGACCTTCACTATCCTTTCCTCCTCCAATGGTTCCAGTCTCACCCTTCGCCACCTGTGGCTATTATTTCTGATTTTTTCCTCGGCTGGACCCACCACCTTGCCTGTGAGCTTAAAGTGCCACGTCTCTGCTTCTCACCTTCCGGTGCTTTTGGGATGTCCGTAGTTTTTTCAGCGTACCGTGACCCGCCCAAAAACAATGATCCCGGTAAGGATATCAATTTCCTAATTTCATTACCTAAGGTCCCGAATTCCCCGACGTACCCTTGGTGGCAGATCCCTCCACATTATAGAAACGATCTTGAAGCTGACCCAGATTGGGAATTTCACAGAAACAGCATGCTGGCTAATTTCGAGAGTTGGGGAATTGTGTTTAACTCGTTCGCCAGTTTGGAGAGTGTGTACTTTGACCATTTGAAGAGAGAGGTTGGGCACAATCGAGTGTGGGCTGTAGGACCTGTATTGCCACTTGAAGGTGATTTGATTGGATCAGCTACTAGAGGTGGGGCCAGCTCTGTGCCATGTCACGAGCTTATGATGTCGCTGGATGCCCGTCTTGACAACTCTGTTGTTTACGTGTGCTTTGGAAGTCATGCTATTTTGACAAGTAAGCAATTAAATGTTCTTGCAACAGCATTGGAGTGTAGTGGGgtccattttattttgtgtacGAGGGTGCCTGATGATCAAGGTTCGATTCTCGATGGGTTCAGAGATCGTGTGGGCGATAGGGGATTAGTAATCAAGGGGGGGTGGGCCCCACAGGTGGCTATACTAAGGCATCGAGCTGTAGGTTCATTCTTGACTCATTGTGGGTGGAACTCGGTTTTGGAAGGGCTTATCTCGGGAGTTGTGATATTGACATGGCCAATGGGTGCAGAGTAG